In the genome of Streptomyces sp. NBC_00190, one region contains:
- a CDS encoding DUF3291 domain-containing protein: protein MPASTHAAHLAQLNVATLRHSLDDPRVAPFVEMLDPVNAAADGAPGFVWRLVEDGEADATGLRPAGENVIVNLSVWETQEALWDFAYRSGHLEVMRRRREWFERNVEAHLVLWWVPAGHLPTVGEALERLADLRAHGPSPRAFTFASSYTAAEAVVEAAQHLQAGPSAQTELSARSARPAPAGNSAAV, encoded by the coding sequence ATGCCCGCATCCACGCATGCCGCCCACCTCGCCCAGCTCAACGTCGCCACGCTCCGCCACTCCCTCGACGACCCGCGCGTGGCGCCGTTCGTCGAGATGCTCGATCCGGTCAACGCCGCCGCCGACGGCGCGCCCGGCTTCGTGTGGCGGCTCGTGGAGGACGGGGAGGCGGATGCCACCGGCCTGCGCCCGGCAGGCGAGAACGTCATCGTCAACCTGTCGGTGTGGGAGACCCAGGAGGCTCTGTGGGACTTCGCCTACCGCAGCGGGCACTTGGAGGTGATGCGGCGGCGCCGCGAATGGTTCGAGCGGAACGTCGAGGCCCACCTCGTGCTCTGGTGGGTCCCGGCCGGGCACCTCCCGACCGTCGGCGAGGCCCTGGAGCGACTGGCGGATCTGCGGGCGCACGGGCCGTCCCCACGCGCGTTCACCTTCGCCTCCTCCTACACCGCGGCCGAGGCCGTAGTCGAGGCCGCCCAGCACCTTCAGGCCGGGCCGTCGGCGCAAACTGAGCTGTCCGCCCGGAGCGCGCGGCCGGCGCCGGCCGGGAACTCGGCGGCGGTCTGA
- a CDS encoding VOC family protein, producing MELAQIRLLVSDFPAVYRFYRDVLGLKPQFEAESGPYAKLNPDTGHASIALQDRAQMAGVLGQLGAEPGGYRALVVLRVEDLDTAHAELISRGAEFTRDPGPMGERMRVAYLEDPEGNLIELQEWLTLREQAGNAPA from the coding sequence ATGGAACTCGCACAGATACGCCTGTTGGTATCCGACTTCCCCGCCGTCTACCGCTTCTACCGGGACGTGCTCGGGCTCAAGCCGCAGTTCGAGGCCGAGAGCGGCCCGTACGCCAAACTCAACCCCGACACCGGGCACGCCTCGATCGCGCTGCAGGACCGCGCGCAGATGGCGGGCGTGCTGGGGCAGTTGGGGGCGGAGCCCGGGGGGTACCGCGCGCTGGTCGTGCTCCGGGTGGAGGACCTGGACACCGCCCACGCCGAGCTCATCTCGCGGGGGGCGGAGTTCACCAGGGACCCGGGCCCGATGGGCGAGCGGATGCGGGTCGCCTACCTGGAGGATCCCGAGGGGAATCTGATCGAGCTGCAGGAGTGGCTGACGCTCCGCGAGCAGGCCGGCAACGCACCGGCGTAG
- a CDS encoding nucleotide disphospho-sugar-binding domain-containing protein — MRILFTGPAAAGHLFPMIPTAQALRAAGHEVLFASSQPLDRLREAGFPIVEIGDGRTIRDVFEQSTGEEVRYVNPDMTQDQILDMAARAFALVSRPTVDGLLEAADNWGADLLVYDSFQASAPLVAAKLKIPSVIQNFGVTSGLDMVGRLAANFTEAYETYKVAGPAEPTALNIVPASLGGDPGGLRMRYLSYNGGGTVPAELLRRGTRPRVAVTLGTVLTELDGVRAIVRLIEAAASVDAEFLLAVGDADLTPLGTLPDNVRPLPWIPLAELLTASDALIHHGGSGTLLTALQAGLPQLLLPQGADHFTNADALTATGAALRSASDDVDAPLLTRLITDPALREAATRLRAENAALPTPAETVPALEALAA; from the coding sequence GTGCGCATACTCTTCACCGGACCGGCCGCGGCCGGCCACCTCTTCCCGATGATCCCGACCGCGCAGGCCCTGCGCGCCGCCGGCCACGAGGTGCTGTTCGCGAGCTCGCAGCCGCTGGACCGGCTCCGCGAGGCCGGTTTTCCGATAGTCGAGATCGGCGACGGCCGCACCATCCGGGACGTGTTCGAGCAGTCCACCGGCGAGGAGGTGCGCTACGTCAACCCCGACATGACTCAGGACCAGATCCTCGACATGGCGGCCCGCGCCTTCGCGCTCGTCTCCCGACCCACCGTGGACGGCTTGCTGGAGGCCGCCGACAACTGGGGCGCCGACTTGCTCGTCTACGACTCCTTCCAGGCCTCCGCCCCGCTGGTCGCGGCCAAGCTCAAGATCCCGTCGGTGATCCAGAACTTCGGCGTCACCTCCGGCCTCGACATGGTCGGCCGGCTCGCCGCCAACTTCACCGAAGCGTACGAGACGTACAAGGTGGCCGGCCCCGCCGAGCCCACCGCGCTGAACATCGTCCCCGCCTCGCTCGGCGGCGACCCGGGCGGCTTGCGGATGCGCTACCTCTCCTACAACGGCGGCGGCACCGTCCCCGCCGAGCTGCTGCGCCGCGGCACCCGCCCGCGGGTCGCCGTCACCCTGGGCACCGTGCTCACCGAGCTGGACGGCGTCCGCGCCATCGTCCGCCTGATCGAGGCCGCCGCCTCGGTGGACGCCGAGTTCCTGCTCGCCGTCGGCGACGCCGACCTCACTCCGCTCGGCACCCTCCCGGACAACGTCCGCCCGCTGCCCTGGATCCCGCTCGCCGAGCTGCTGACCGCCTCCGATGCGCTGATCCACCACGGCGGCTCCGGCACCCTGCTCACCGCCCTGCAGGCCGGCCTGCCCCAGCTCCTGCTCCCCCAGGGCGCCGATCACTTCACCAACGCCGATGCCCTGACCGCGACCGGCGCCGCCCTGCGCTCCGCCTCCGACGACGTCGACGCCCCGCTCCTCACCCGCCTCATCACCGACCCGGCCCTGCGCGAGGCAGCTACCCGCCTCCGCGCGGAGAACGCCGCACTACCGACCCCGGCCGAAACGGTCCCCGCCCTGGAAGCCCTGGCCGCCTAG
- a CDS encoding Ohr family peroxiredoxin: MTVPLTRSLYRTTAHAAGGRTGSVRTDDGRLDVRLAPPRKKVPGTTNPEQLFAAGFAACFTSALAEVAAEFGADASAARVACEVQLGTTDTPAGYGLAVALTVSLPGWRAADLQPLLHRADAVCPYSQAVRGNVPLTLLAVDEPATDDRA; the protein is encoded by the coding sequence ATGACCGTGCCACTCACCCGCAGCCTGTACCGGACGACCGCGCATGCCGCCGGGGGCCGTACCGGGTCCGTCCGCACGGACGACGGGCGCCTGGACGTCCGCCTCGCCCCGCCGCGCAAGAAGGTGCCCGGCACCACCAACCCCGAGCAGCTGTTCGCGGCCGGTTTCGCCGCCTGCTTCACCTCCGCGCTCGCGGAGGTCGCCGCCGAGTTCGGAGCGGATGCCTCCGCCGCGCGCGTGGCCTGCGAAGTGCAGCTCGGCACCACGGACACGCCCGCGGGCTACGGCCTCGCGGTGGCCCTCACCGTCAGCCTGCCGGGGTGGCGGGCGGCGGACCTCCAGCCCCTGCTGCACCGGGCGGACGCGGTGTGCCCGTACTCCCAGGCGGTACGCGGCAACGTACCGCTGACGCTCCTGGCCGTGGACGAGCCCGCCACCGATGACCGGGCCTGA
- the lepB gene encoding signal peptidase I, with protein MRPGRRLWITGLVLVPLGMLLMTGTWRLGDSAFGGHSVGSDAMRPTYEQGDTVFTKKIGGTEVHRGDAVFYYLPGRYTDTALVFQRVIGVGGDRVSCDGHQVLVNGEPLRETYVAGGDPVGDGKSYDVKVPEGRLFVMGDNRVNSRDSRYFLSDGQSGTIPADAVRERALDGAGAAITMVALLIGGFVLVLIGFGCGLAGYLTMRRAPRTEPTPAAPYAFR; from the coding sequence ATGAGACCAGGGCGAAGACTGTGGATCACGGGGCTGGTGCTGGTGCCCCTGGGAATGCTGCTGATGACGGGGACGTGGCGGCTCGGCGACTCCGCCTTCGGCGGCCACAGCGTCGGTTCCGATGCCATGCGGCCGACGTACGAGCAGGGCGATACCGTCTTTACGAAGAAGATCGGCGGCACCGAGGTCCATCGCGGCGACGCGGTCTTCTACTACCTGCCCGGTCGCTACACGGACACCGCTCTCGTCTTCCAGCGCGTCATCGGGGTCGGCGGCGACCGGGTGAGCTGCGACGGGCACCAGGTGCTGGTGAACGGCGAGCCGTTGCGCGAGACGTACGTCGCCGGGGGCGACCCCGTAGGTGACGGCAAGAGCTATGACGTGAAGGTGCCGGAAGGCCGGCTGTTCGTGATGGGCGACAACCGGGTCAACTCCCGGGACTCCCGCTACTTCCTGTCGGACGGACAGAGCGGCACGATCCCCGCGGACGCGGTCCGCGAGCGGGCGCTCGACGGCGCGGGCGCCGCGATCACGATGGTCGCCCTCCTGATCGGCGGGTTCGTCCTCGTGCTCATCGGGTTCGGCTGCGGTCTCGCCGGATATCTGACCATGCGACGGGCCCCGCGGACGGAACCGACGCCCGCGGCGCCCTACGCCTTCCGGTGA
- a CDS encoding glycoside hydrolase family 26 protein, whose amino-acid sequence MSHRRRWLAGACTSTVAVGLLVTGGALATPPRDRSGREVESEVAVGAYLHYDTPGVEKMKDLSRWLGGTEVRAGHTYLPGDTWSNIEGAPDFLPSWARWRKARADRLFVLNVPMLARNEADVPDGPVAELLRSGAQGEYDHHFQRLAERLVGLGVPDTVIVLGWEMNGFDYTHRCRPDPESWKRYWRRIVAAMRSVEGQRFLFDFAPNRGSDAIAWTQCYPGDDVVDIVGMDTYDQPPGHTFDEQVTQPYGLQAQVDFAEAHGKPISYPEWGLFRNGDNPEYMRGMLAWIAEHKPLYHSITDYCPHGVWQCSQNPRSAQVFREFLSTEQGGGRPPGFDREDRRSRPRD is encoded by the coding sequence ATGTCCCATCGACGCCGCTGGCTGGCGGGCGCCTGCACAAGTACGGTCGCTGTCGGCCTGCTCGTCACCGGGGGCGCCCTCGCCACGCCGCCACGAGACAGGTCAGGCAGAGAGGTCGAGAGCGAGGTCGCAGTGGGCGCCTATCTCCACTACGACACGCCCGGCGTCGAGAAGATGAAGGACCTCTCGCGCTGGCTCGGCGGTACCGAGGTGCGCGCCGGGCACACCTACCTCCCCGGCGACACCTGGTCGAACATCGAGGGGGCACCCGATTTCCTGCCCAGCTGGGCACGGTGGCGCAAGGCGAGAGCCGATCGGCTGTTCGTCCTGAACGTGCCCATGCTGGCACGCAACGAGGCCGACGTCCCCGACGGCCCGGTCGCCGAGCTGCTCCGCTCCGGCGCGCAGGGTGAGTACGACCACCACTTCCAGCGCCTGGCCGAGCGTCTGGTCGGGCTCGGAGTGCCGGACACGGTCATCGTGCTCGGCTGGGAGATGAACGGCTTCGACTACACCCACCGATGCCGGCCCGACCCCGAGAGCTGGAAGAGGTACTGGCGGCGCATCGTGGCTGCCATGCGCTCTGTGGAGGGACAGCGGTTCCTCTTCGACTTCGCCCCCAACCGCGGCAGTGACGCGATCGCCTGGACCCAGTGCTACCCAGGCGACGACGTGGTCGACATCGTCGGCATGGACACCTACGACCAGCCGCCCGGCCACACCTTCGACGAGCAGGTCACCCAGCCGTACGGACTCCAGGCGCAGGTCGACTTCGCGGAGGCGCACGGCAAGCCGATCTCGTACCCCGAATGGGGGCTGTTCCGGAACGGCGACAACCCCGAGTACATGCGGGGCATGCTGGCATGGATCGCCGAGCACAAGCCGCTCTACCACAGCATCACCGACTACTGCCCGCACGGTGTGTGGCAGTGCAGCCAGAACCCGCGCTCCGCACAGGTGTTCCGGGAGTTCCTGTCCACCGAGCAGGGCGGCGGCCGGCCTCCCGGATTCGACCGTGAGGATCGCAGGTCCCGGCCGAGGGACTGA